A genome region from Lactobacillus sp. ESL0791 includes the following:
- a CDS encoding thiolase family protein, with protein sequence MKNIYVVAAKRTPFGRYHGLLSGKNAVALGEIALTATLESINLNARALDGLFMGNVLGTGLGQNMARQVALKAGMTEESASVTVNEVCGSSLKALRLAQGQIELGDLDLVAVGGAESMTNAPYFSVQKNPAKPLASTMLIDGLQDPFSGKHMGLTAENIARKYQVSREEMDLFSLQSHRKASRAVKEDFFKDEIVPLTINGIIFSQDENIRADSSLSALAKLPAVFSENGQVTAGNSSPLSDGASVVLLASEEKVQEMALQPLARLGQFAESGTDPAYMGYAPYYAVKKLLQKSGRRITDYDAVEINEAFAAQAIAVARDLQVPEEKLNLAGGAIALGHPLAASGTRLVMAAISSLKKINGKRALVTLCIGGGQAIAYEVVRDF encoded by the coding sequence ATGAAAAATATTTATGTAGTTGCAGCTAAACGGACTCCATTTGGTCGCTATCACGGCCTTCTAAGTGGAAAAAATGCAGTTGCTCTTGGCGAAATTGCGTTAACTGCGACACTTGAGAGTATTAATTTAAATGCCCGGGCCCTTGATGGCCTTTTTATGGGCAATGTCCTTGGTACCGGTTTAGGGCAGAACATGGCGCGTCAGGTTGCTTTAAAAGCCGGAATGACTGAGGAAAGTGCTAGCGTAACGGTGAACGAAGTTTGCGGTTCGAGCTTGAAGGCGCTGCGTCTCGCTCAGGGCCAGATTGAACTGGGAGATTTAGACCTCGTTGCCGTTGGCGGGGCCGAAAGCATGACGAATGCCCCTTATTTTTCCGTACAAAAAAATCCCGCCAAGCCGCTTGCCAGCACGATGCTGATTGATGGGCTGCAGGATCCATTTTCGGGTAAGCATATGGGGTTAACAGCGGAAAATATTGCCCGAAAGTACCAAGTTTCGCGGGAAGAGATGGATCTTTTTAGCCTGCAATCGCACAGGAAAGCGAGCAGGGCGGTAAAAGAAGATTTTTTCAAGGATGAGATTGTCCCGCTAACCATCAACGGAATAATTTTTAGCCAAGACGAAAATATTCGGGCGGATTCCAGCTTATCGGCACTAGCAAAATTACCGGCGGTTTTCAGTGAAAACGGTCAGGTGACGGCGGGAAATTCATCGCCTCTAAGTGATGGTGCCAGCGTAGTGCTGCTTGCATCTGAAGAAAAAGTACAAGAAATGGCCTTGCAGCCGCTGGCCCGATTAGGGCAATTTGCCGAGTCAGGCACTGATCCTGCTTATATGGGTTACGCGCCATATTATGCGGTTAAAAAGCTATTGCAGAAAAGCGGAAGAAGAATCACGGACTACGATGCTGTTGAAATAAACGAGGCCTTTGCCGCTCAAGCAATTGCAGTTGCCCGTGATTTGCAGGTTCCAGAGGAAAAGTTAAATCTTGCTGGCGGGGCCATTGCCTTGGGGCACCCACTGGCCGCTTCTGGAACACGGCTAGTTATGGCCGCTATTAGTAGTCTTAAAAAGATTAACGGTAAACGGGCACTTGTTACCCTTTGTATTGGCGGTGGGCAGGCGATTGCTTATGAAGTCGTGAGGGATTTTTAA
- a CDS encoding alpha/beta hydrolase has translation MKRIKHKKLWLTLIVFIVLVSGVFVGAGLYFFKVACVPGHKSFLSGHSAYVKKSDPLYSQKIWFKKHKKQKWSIKSADGKYRLVANYIPDKNSRKSVIILPGYMDTKEDMGEYATLFHQLGYNSLTPDPRSQGESQGKYIGYGWPEKDDIKKWLNLLLAKKGKKQQIVIFGVSMGGATAMMVSGLKLPAQVKAFVEDCGYTSVKDEIEHEAKVLYGMPAFPRFPLVEILSGINRIKVGYFLNDGSSIVQLHKNHRPMLFIHGAKDTFVPTKMVYRNYQATRGQKELWVAPNAKHAQSFAKHPQEYKLRLQTFLAKYIN, from the coding sequence GTGAAACGGATAAAACATAAAAAACTATGGCTGACATTAATTGTCTTTATTGTACTAGTATCTGGGGTTTTTGTGGGCGCTGGCCTTTATTTCTTTAAGGTTGCCTGTGTTCCTGGTCACAAGAGTTTTTTGAGTGGTCACAGTGCTTATGTGAAAAAGTCTGATCCGTTATATTCGCAAAAGATCTGGTTTAAAAAACATAAGAAGCAGAAATGGTCGATTAAGTCCGCAGACGGGAAATATCGTCTGGTTGCCAATTATATTCCGGATAAAAATTCACGTAAGAGCGTCATTATCTTGCCCGGGTACATGGATACGAAAGAGGATATGGGCGAGTATGCTACTCTGTTTCACCAGCTGGGCTACAACTCTTTAACGCCTGATCCCCGCAGTCAGGGTGAGAGCCAGGGAAAATATATTGGTTACGGTTGGCCGGAAAAAGATGATATTAAAAAGTGGTTGAATCTTCTACTTGCGAAGAAGGGTAAAAAGCAGCAAATTGTCATTTTTGGTGTCAGTATGGGTGGCGCCACAGCGATGATGGTCAGCGGTCTAAAATTACCGGCCCAGGTTAAGGCCTTTGTTGAAGACTGCGGCTATACCAGTGTTAAAGACGAGATTGAACATGAAGCCAAAGTCCTGTACGGGATGCCGGCTTTTCCTCGTTTTCCGTTAGTAGAAATTCTAAGCGGAATTAACCGAATAAAAGTTGGCTATTTTTTAAATGATGGTTCAAGCATTGTTCAGTTGCATAAAAATCACCGACCAATGCTGTTTATTCATGGTGCCAAAGATACTTTCGTGCCGACAAAAATGGTTTACCGCAACTACCAAGCTACCCGAGGACAGAAGGAATTATGGGTTGCTCCTAATGCCAAGCATGCGCAGTCATTTGCCAAGCATCCCCAAGAATACAAACTGCGGTTGCAGACTTTTCTTGCTAAATATATAAATTAG
- a CDS encoding hydroxymethylglutaryl-CoA synthase: MQIGIDRIGMYTPNKYIDLVDLAHARNEDPAKFLIGIGQKEMSVADETQDAVSMGINATLRYFDRIDSAKVGLLLLATESGVDQSKSGSLFINSALGLGPDVRTFEIKEACFGLTAALVTARDYIQAHPDKTAIVIGSDIARYGLKTAGEVTQGAGSISLLVKKDPGILALDPQSSACSADINDFWRPNESKLALVDGKFSTAIYLDFFKTTFTAYQKMTGLKTNDFAALIYHLPFSKMGLKANRIAVAGQDEVTTKRLNNSFTASIQLGQRIGNTYTAALYFSLLSLLENGALAPSARIGLFSYGSGAMGEFLSGKVIIGHQNMLMRGSDEQQLQKRRKLTIAEYEEVFTQALTEPQDDVELTSDAEKGTWYFAGISERQRQYRKK, translated from the coding sequence ATGCAGATTGGAATTGACCGGATAGGGATGTATACCCCTAATAAGTATATTGATCTGGTGGATCTGGCCCACGCGCGCAATGAGGATCCAGCCAAGTTCTTGATTGGTATCGGGCAAAAAGAAATGAGTGTGGCCGATGAAACACAGGATGCGGTTTCGATGGGAATAAATGCAACGCTGCGTTATTTTGACCGAATTGATTCGGCAAAAGTCGGTCTGCTGCTTTTAGCAACCGAAAGCGGAGTTGATCAGTCAAAGTCGGGCTCATTATTTATCAATAGCGCGCTGGGCCTTGGCCCGGATGTGCGCACCTTTGAAATTAAAGAGGCCTGTTTCGGCTTGACGGCGGCCTTGGTGACAGCACGTGATTATATTCAGGCTCATCCCGATAAAACAGCTATTGTGATCGGGAGTGATATTGCGCGTTATGGCTTAAAGACAGCGGGCGAAGTGACGCAAGGAGCTGGCAGCATCAGCCTGCTGGTTAAAAAAGATCCGGGCATTCTTGCACTTGACCCGCAAAGTAGTGCTTGCAGTGCGGATATCAATGATTTTTGGCGCCCTAACGAAAGTAAGCTTGCTTTGGTAGACGGCAAGTTTTCAACAGCGATTTACCTTGATTTCTTTAAAACAACTTTTACGGCCTACCAAAAAATGACGGGATTGAAAACAAACGATTTTGCTGCTCTTATCTATCACTTACCTTTCAGCAAAATGGGTCTGAAGGCCAACCGGATAGCGGTAGCGGGACAAGATGAGGTGACAACTAAGCGTTTGAATAACAGCTTTACTGCTTCGATTCAATTGGGGCAACGGATCGGCAATACTTATACCGCCGCACTTTATTTCAGCCTGCTGAGCTTGTTGGAAAATGGGGCGCTTGCGCCTTCTGCGCGGATTGGACTTTTTTCCTATGGTTCGGGTGCCATGGGCGAATTTCTTTCTGGTAAGGTGATCATTGGCCATCAAAACATGCTGATGCGAGGTAGTGATGAGCAGCAGCTGCAAAAGCGGCGCAAGCTGACAATTGCCGAATACGAAGAGGTATTTACTCAGGCTTTGACTGAGCCGCAAGATGACGTAGAGTTAACAAGTGATGCTGAGAAAGGTACCTGGTATTTTGCCGGTATTAGCGAACGTCAGCGGCAGTACAGAAAGAAATAA
- a CDS encoding C40 family peptidase, whose product MKHQHCLLKLITFFSLVFVGITVTDFSVGNGVQQVDAAELSKKEQRAAIVELAKQQLGKNYVYGSTGPNAFDCSGLVQYVYDNACNKALPRTTYTQVSAGKKVSLKNLKKGDLLFWGPASAPTHVGICIGNNEFIHAAASGEGVIKQKISQYFYPSLAERIID is encoded by the coding sequence TTGAAGCATCAACATTGTTTATTAAAGTTAATTACATTTTTTTCTTTAGTTTTTGTTGGAATTACGGTTACTGACTTTTCTGTTGGTAATGGTGTACAGCAAGTCGATGCGGCTGAGCTTTCTAAGAAAGAGCAGCGTGCTGCTATTGTGGAATTGGCAAAACAGCAATTGGGCAAGAACTATGTTTATGGTTCAACTGGCCCCAATGCGTTTGATTGCTCTGGATTGGTGCAGTACGTTTATGATAATGCCTGCAATAAGGCTTTGCCAAGGACAACATATACGCAAGTCAGTGCTGGCAAAAAAGTTTCTCTTAAAAATTTGAAGAAGGGTGACCTTTTATTCTGGGGACCAGCTTCGGCACCAACCCATGTTGGAATTTGTATCGGTAATAACGAATTTATCCATGCTGCTGCTTCCGGCGAGGGCGTGATCAAGCAAAAGATCAGCCAGTACTTTTATCCATCGCTTGCCGAAAGAATAATTGATTAA
- the recX gene encoding recombination regulator RecX, whose protein sequence is MPLITKVSAQKRADRYNIFLDGKYAFSASQQTVAEFILLQGQELTNEKITEIKQFDADAKATNLASRFLSYEPRTIFEILQYLKKHGISDESADSAVDQLTNLGYLDDQKYVKLVLQNNLRIGSDGPRAVLQKLSAKGVAPETSQLELKNVADEAWLPVGQRVLKSMKSKIGKMSERELKQKMRAKLLTHGFDSGFSELILDEIDLTADDDDQLDALKKQGIKAYKKFRRFTGSERERKIRNYLFTHGFSSTEINSFLAGEVISEEELDEY, encoded by the coding sequence ATGCCACTTATTACCAAGGTCAGTGCCCAAAAGCGGGCTGACCGCTACAATATTTTTTTAGACGGGAAGTATGCCTTTTCAGCGAGTCAGCAAACCGTTGCGGAATTCATTCTGCTTCAGGGCCAAGAATTGACTAATGAAAAAATTACGGAAATTAAGCAGTTTGATGCCGATGCCAAAGCTACCAATCTCGCGTCACGTTTTCTGAGCTATGAACCGCGGACAATTTTTGAAATTTTACAATATCTAAAAAAGCACGGAATTTCTGATGAATCGGCTGATTCTGCCGTCGATCAATTGACCAATCTGGGCTATTTGGATGACCAAAAGTATGTCAAGCTGGTTCTGCAAAATAATTTGCGCATCGGCAGTGATGGGCCCCGTGCTGTTTTGCAAAAGTTGTCTGCTAAGGGGGTTGCTCCTGAAACTAGTCAGCTTGAACTGAAAAATGTTGCTGATGAAGCTTGGCTTCCCGTGGGTCAGCGTGTCCTTAAGTCGATGAAGAGTAAAATTGGCAAGATGTCTGAGCGTGAGCTGAAGCAGAAAATGCGCGCTAAGCTGCTTACGCATGGTTTTGATAGTGGTTTTAGTGAGTTGATTCTTGACGAAATAGATTTGACAGCCGATGATGATGACCAGCTCGATGCCCTGAAAAAGCAGGGAATCAAGGCTTACAAAAAATTTCGCCGCTTCACTGGCAGTGAGCGTGAGCGCAAAATACGCAATTACTTGTTTACACATGGTTTTTCTTCCACAGAAATAAATTCTTTCCTGGCTGGCGAAGTTATTTCTGAAGAAGAATTAGATGAATATTAG
- the rlmD gene encoding 23S rRNA (uracil(1939)-C(5))-methyltransferase RlmD codes for MQKNFNHNSKEKDVIITIKRLGINGEGIGYYKKKIIFIPGALPEEVVVAKITKEYPHYIQAELVRIKEKSPDRVAFPKDVSPAVGGLELAHLAYSKQLEFKRNNVLEALKKYHPRGYSKYKVKRTIPAPDEWHYRNKAQYQIEQEHRETKLGLFAPNSHELYDLPIMPTQNKDTQKTERAIKRLIIKLHVAVANPFRHFSGIKTIVVRQAEASKEIQVTLITVGREIKNLPALAQEIMKLPHVVSLFQNETDWRNPQVWGNKTTKLAGKDQIMEEILGKKFALSPRAFFQLNPKQTVNLYSEALKFLDLTPDQTLIDAYSGVGTLGILAADQVKQVVGIETIPDAVADARHNVQLNHIKNADYFQGSVEKVLPRLQDEGLKVDALIVDPPRTGLAKSLIKTILHTKPQTFVYISCNPSTLAQDLVLLTEVYDVRVIENVDMLPQTPRCECVVKLTLRK; via the coding sequence ATGCAGAAAAATTTTAACCATAATTCAAAAGAAAAAGATGTAATTATCACTATCAAGCGCTTAGGGATCAACGGTGAAGGGATCGGCTATTACAAGAAAAAGATCATCTTTATCCCTGGAGCTCTACCTGAGGAAGTGGTGGTTGCTAAAATCACTAAAGAATATCCCCACTACATTCAAGCAGAATTAGTGCGAATTAAGGAAAAAAGCCCCGACCGGGTTGCTTTTCCTAAAGATGTCAGCCCGGCTGTCGGAGGTTTGGAGCTTGCTCATCTTGCATATTCAAAGCAGCTTGAATTTAAACGCAACAATGTCCTTGAAGCCCTCAAAAAGTATCATCCTCGCGGCTACAGCAAGTACAAGGTTAAAAGGACAATTCCGGCACCGGACGAGTGGCATTACCGCAACAAGGCGCAGTACCAAATTGAACAAGAACACCGCGAAACTAAGCTGGGGCTATTTGCGCCCAATTCTCATGAATTGTATGATCTGCCGATCATGCCAACCCAAAATAAAGATACGCAAAAAACGGAAAGAGCAATTAAAAGGTTAATTATTAAATTACACGTGGCAGTTGCCAATCCTTTCCGGCACTTTTCCGGAATTAAAACGATTGTCGTCCGTCAGGCAGAAGCCAGCAAGGAAATTCAGGTGACCTTAATCACCGTTGGCCGTGAAATTAAAAATTTGCCCGCATTAGCCCAAGAAATTATGAAATTGCCGCATGTTGTCAGCCTTTTCCAAAACGAAACCGATTGGCGCAACCCGCAGGTGTGGGGCAATAAAACTACCAAGCTTGCAGGAAAAGACCAAATCATGGAAGAAATTTTAGGGAAAAAGTTTGCGCTCTCGCCCCGAGCCTTCTTCCAACTGAATCCCAAGCAAACGGTCAACCTTTATTCCGAAGCACTCAAGTTTCTGGATCTGACACCTGACCAGACCTTGATTGATGCATACAGCGGTGTCGGTACTCTCGGCATTCTCGCCGCTGACCAAGTCAAGCAAGTGGTTGGCATCGAAACTATTCCGGATGCGGTTGCCGATGCCCGGCACAATGTACAGCTGAATCACATCAAAAATGCCGATTATTTTCAGGGAAGTGTTGAAAAAGTTTTACCGCGCTTGCAGGACGAAGGCCTAAAAGTTGACGCTTTAATCGTTGACCCGCCAAGAACCGGTTTAGCCAAGAGCTTAATCAAGACAATTTTACACACAAAACCGCAAACTTTCGTTTATATCTCCTGCAACCCATCAACTTTGGCCCAGGATTTAGTTCTACTGACCGAAGTTTATGATGTGCGCGTAATTGAAAATGTTGATATGCTGCCACAAACACCACGTTGCGAATGTGTCGTCAAATTAACCTTACGCAAATAA
- the galU gene encoding UTP--glucose-1-phosphate uridylyltransferase GalU — protein sequence MKVRKAVIPAAGLGTRFLPATKAMPKEMLPIVDKPTIQFIVEEAKKSGIEDILIVTGKNKRPIEDHFDSNPELEQNLQETGKTGLLNLSQNITNLGINLYYTRQPHPAGLGDAIARSRSFIGDEPFVVMLGDDLMNDKVPLTKQLIDRYNKTHASTIAVMQVPHQEVSKYGVIEPDTEIMPGLINVKSFVEKPEVDKAPSDYAIIGRYLLTPEIFDVLATQKPGRGGEIQLTDAIDTMNKTQRVFAHVFKGERHDVGNKEGYMETAIEYGLSHPEIKDDLRKYVIMLGNQLQAEDQKNKTQK from the coding sequence ATGAAAGTTAGGAAGGCTGTTATTCCGGCTGCTGGTCTTGGAACCAGGTTTTTACCTGCAACCAAGGCAATGCCGAAAGAAATGCTGCCGATTGTTGATAAGCCGACAATTCAATTTATTGTTGAAGAAGCGAAAAAGTCGGGGATTGAAGATATTTTAATCGTGACCGGAAAAAATAAGCGACCGATTGAAGACCACTTTGATTCTAATCCCGAACTTGAACAGAATTTACAGGAAACTGGGAAAACCGGATTACTTAATTTGTCGCAGAATATTACAAATCTTGGTATTAATCTGTACTACACGCGTCAGCCGCATCCCGCTGGGTTAGGCGATGCCATTGCCCGCAGCCGCAGTTTTATTGGTGATGAGCCGTTTGTTGTGATGCTGGGGGATGACCTCATGAACGACAAGGTGCCGCTGACCAAGCAGCTGATTGACCGTTATAATAAAACGCACGCGTCAACAATTGCCGTTATGCAGGTGCCCCATCAAGAAGTTTCCAAATATGGTGTGATTGAGCCCGACACCGAGATCATGCCCGGTTTGATTAACGTGAAGTCCTTTGTGGAGAAACCAGAAGTTGACAAGGCGCCGAGTGACTATGCAATTATCGGCCGTTATTTGTTAACACCGGAAATTTTTGATGTCTTAGCGACACAAAAACCGGGCCGCGGCGGAGAAATTCAATTGACCGATGCGATTGATACGATGAATAAAACACAGCGCGTTTTTGCCCACGTTTTTAAGGGTGAGCGGCATGATGTTGGTAACAAAGAAGGATACATGGAAACGGCAATTGAATATGGCCTGAGTCATCCAGAAATCAAGGATGACCTCAGAAAGTATGTGATTATGCTGGGCAACCAGCTGCAAGCTGAAGATCAGAAAAATAAAACACAGAAATAA
- a CDS encoding peptide chain release factor 3: MSKELLDKVNKRRTFAIISHPDAGKTTITEQLLLFGGVIRSAGTVKARKTGHYATSDWMEIEKQRGISVTSSVMQFEYQGKRINILDTPGHQDFSEDTYRTLMAVDSAVMVIDTAKGIEPQTKKLFKVVKQRGIPIFTFMNKLDRDGRPPLDLIAELEDLLGIEGIAMNWPIGSGQTLKGLYDIANNQVEFYHQDGQDRFVALDENGQLPDSEPLSSDPQFGETLDEITLIKEAGNKFDLAKIAKGEQTPVFFGSALTNFGVETFLKSFVNLAPAPESHQVNGNETLEPDDSEFSGFVFKIQANMNPHHRDRIAFVRIGSGEFKKGLDVTLARTDKPIRLNGATEFMSSERVQVSDAVAGDIVGLYDTGNFQIGDSIYAGKGKIVYPSLPEFTPELFVRVTAKNVMKQKSFHKGMEQLVQEGAIQLYRNYQTDEYILGAVGQLQFEVFKFRMKNEYNSDVEMTSIGHRVARWIKPDQLDPAMANSRNLLVKDRYDQPLFLFENQFAERFFKDKYPDVELTEKL, translated from the coding sequence ATGAGTAAAGAACTTTTGGATAAGGTAAACAAGCGGCGGACATTTGCAATTATTTCGCACCCGGATGCGGGTAAAACGACAATTACTGAGCAGCTGCTTCTTTTTGGTGGCGTCATCCGCAGTGCCGGAACAGTAAAGGCCAGGAAAACAGGTCATTACGCTACTAGTGACTGGATGGAGATTGAGAAGCAAAGAGGAATTTCTGTCACCAGTTCGGTTATGCAGTTTGAGTATCAAGGTAAACGGATCAATATTTTGGATACGCCGGGGCACCAGGATTTTTCTGAAGACACTTACCGGACACTGATGGCAGTTGATTCAGCCGTGATGGTGATTGACACGGCTAAGGGAATTGAACCCCAAACTAAGAAATTGTTTAAAGTTGTTAAGCAGCGGGGTATTCCCATTTTTACTTTTATGAATAAACTTGACCGTGACGGTCGGCCGCCGCTGGATTTGATTGCCGAGCTTGAAGACCTGCTTGGAATTGAAGGGATAGCAATGAATTGGCCGATCGGATCAGGTCAGACGCTTAAAGGTTTATACGATATTGCCAACAATCAGGTGGAATTTTATCATCAGGACGGGCAGGACCGATTTGTTGCACTTGATGAAAACGGTCAGCTCCCGGACTCTGAGCCGCTGAGCAGCGATCCCCAATTTGGAGAAACGCTGGATGAAATTACGCTGATTAAAGAGGCGGGCAACAAGTTTGATTTGGCTAAAATTGCTAAGGGGGAGCAGACACCTGTATTTTTTGGTTCGGCTTTGACCAATTTTGGCGTTGAGACCTTTTTGAAAAGTTTTGTTAATTTAGCTCCAGCACCTGAGAGTCATCAGGTCAATGGAAATGAAACGCTTGAACCGGACGATTCGGAATTTTCGGGCTTTGTTTTTAAAATTCAGGCCAACATGAATCCGCACCACCGTGACCGCATTGCCTTTGTGCGCATTGGCAGCGGTGAGTTTAAAAAGGGCTTGGATGTTACCTTGGCAAGAACCGATAAACCGATTCGTTTAAACGGCGCAACTGAATTTATGTCCAGTGAGCGGGTGCAGGTTTCGGATGCCGTTGCTGGTGACATCGTCGGCTTATACGATACAGGTAATTTTCAGATCGGCGACAGCATTTATGCCGGAAAGGGAAAAATCGTGTACCCCAGTTTGCCGGAATTTACGCCGGAATTATTTGTCCGCGTGACCGCCAAAAATGTGATGAAGCAGAAGTCCTTTCACAAGGGAATGGAACAGCTGGTTCAAGAAGGTGCCATTCAGCTCTACCGCAATTATCAAACCGATGAGTATATTCTGGGTGCGGTGGGGCAGCTGCAGTTTGAAGTCTTTAAGTTTCGTATGAAAAACGAGTATAATTCAGACGTTGAGATGACCAGCATTGGTCACCGGGTTGCTCGCTGGATTAAGCCAGACCAACTTGATCCGGCAATGGCCAACAGCCGCAATTTATTGGTTAAAGACCGTTATGATCAGCCATTATTTTTGTTTGAGAATCAGTTTGCGGAACGTTTCTTCAAGGATAAGTACCCGGACGTGGAATTGACAGAAAAGTTATAG
- a CDS encoding hemolysin family protein, whose amino-acid sequence MSSDPAATTLLDKLKSKFSGKTEEETKEHLEQEIKDLHQEKEISETEFSMLEGVLNFHGRMAHEVMVPRTDAFMVDANVSFQDNLDEILREPYSRIPVYQGDKDKIIGVIHIRTVLRKAREIGFDKLDYSDVMNEPLFAPETTDLSDLLVEMQRTQQQIAILMDEYGGVVGIASIEDLLEEIVGDIDDEVDKAEVLVNQIDDNKYVIYGKMSLDDFNEQFGTDLKMENVDTVAGYVITKLGIIPAKGEKLSVKLDNGMTLTTRRMIRSRLLTVLLTIPKEVVKEEQDS is encoded by the coding sequence ATGAGCAGTGACCCTGCGGCGACCACCTTACTTGATAAACTAAAGAGTAAGTTTTCTGGTAAAACTGAGGAAGAAACAAAAGAGCATTTGGAGCAGGAGATTAAGGACCTGCACCAAGAAAAAGAAATTAGTGAAACCGAATTTTCCATGTTAGAGGGAGTCCTGAACTTCCACGGCCGGATGGCCCACGAAGTGATGGTTCCCCGGACCGATGCCTTTATGGTTGACGCTAATGTTAGTTTTCAGGATAATTTGGATGAAATTCTGCGTGAACCTTATTCACGAATTCCGGTTTATCAAGGTGATAAGGATAAAATTATCGGGGTCATTCATATTAGGACAGTTTTACGCAAGGCGCGTGAAATCGGCTTTGATAAACTTGACTACAGCGATGTGATGAACGAGCCGCTGTTTGCTCCCGAAACAACTGACTTGTCGGACTTGCTGGTTGAGATGCAGCGTACCCAGCAGCAGATTGCGATTTTGATGGATGAATACGGCGGTGTTGTGGGAATTGCTAGTATTGAAGATTTACTCGAAGAAATTGTGGGCGATATCGACGATGAGGTAGACAAGGCCGAAGTTTTGGTTAATCAAATTGACGACAATAAGTATGTCATCTATGGCAAAATGTCCCTTGATGATTTTAATGAGCAATTTGGCACTGATTTAAAAATGGAAAACGTTGATACGGTAGCGGGCTATGTGATCACTAAGCTGGGAATTATTCCCGCTAAGGGCGAAAAATTGTCGGTCAAACTGGATAACGGAATGACTTTGACAACCAGGAGGATGATTCGCTCACGCCTTTTGACCGTTTTATTGACGATTCCCAAAGAGGTAGTTAAGGAAGAACAAGATAGTTAA
- a CDS encoding hydroxymethylglutaryl-CoA reductase, degradative — MKFYQMSAKDRRQLLRSQGIKLTKVNENELKKLEQLSENVVGQISLPLGLVGKLVVNDRNYLVPMATEEPSVVAAANHGAKIFAQNGSVEAKSVRNGIYGQIVLRVKADFSLSQFEAKFPELLNLVNDEFASLVNHGGGVKEITARREADLLFLRVLVDPAEAMGANKVNTILEFLGKKITELPGIVEKLFAILTNCPSQLTAAKVELEPAMIGGHDVAKKIALLSKIGQADPDRGVTNNKGIMNGVDAVLLATGNDFRAVEAATAVFASSGGRYHSLSKWQLKDEKLVGELTLPLPLGTVGGSIDSRADIQQSFNILGSGITSSELANVTASIGLANNFAALLAISTEGIQAGHMKLQARNVVARLTASEEEKKAVLREMIATEKYSEQASKDILKELRRNN, encoded by the coding sequence ATGAAGTTTTATCAGATGTCTGCGAAAGACCGACGTCAGCTTTTGCGTAGCCAGGGAATTAAGCTGACAAAAGTTAATGAAAATGAGCTAAAGAAGTTGGAACAATTAAGCGAAAATGTTGTGGGCCAGATTAGTTTGCCTTTGGGTCTGGTGGGGAAATTAGTGGTCAATGACCGGAATTATCTGGTTCCAATGGCGACAGAAGAGCCGTCAGTTGTCGCAGCAGCTAATCACGGGGCCAAAATTTTTGCGCAAAATGGCAGCGTCGAGGCCAAGAGTGTTCGCAATGGCATTTATGGTCAAATTGTTTTGCGGGTTAAAGCAGATTTCTCATTATCACAGTTTGAAGCTAAGTTTCCTGAGCTGCTTAATTTGGTCAACGATGAATTTGCTAGTTTGGTCAATCACGGTGGCGGCGTCAAGGAGATCACGGCTAGAAGAGAAGCGGATTTGCTTTTTCTTAGAGTTTTGGTTGACCCTGCAGAAGCCATGGGAGCCAATAAGGTAAATACAATTCTAGAATTTTTAGGTAAAAAAATAACAGAACTGCCTGGAATTGTGGAAAAGTTATTTGCTATTTTGACGAATTGCCCCAGCCAGTTAACGGCAGCCAAGGTGGAACTGGAACCCGCAATGATTGGCGGCCACGACGTTGCTAAAAAGATCGCTTTGCTGAGCAAAATTGGTCAAGCGGATCCCGATCGCGGCGTAACCAATAACAAGGGGATTATGAACGGAGTTGATGCGGTTTTGCTGGCGACGGGCAATGATTTTCGTGCCGTGGAAGCGGCAACGGCTGTTTTTGCTAGTAGCGGTGGACGATATCACAGCTTAAGCAAGTGGCAGCTTAAAGACGAAAAATTGGTGGGTGAATTGACACTGCCGCTGCCGCTTGGGACAGTTGGCGGCTCGATCGATTCGCGGGCTGATATTCAGCAGAGTTTTAATATTTTAGGCAGCGGAATCACGAGCAGTGAATTAGCCAATGTGACGGCAAGTATAGGGCTAGCGAATAACTTTGCGGCACTTTTGGCGATTTCTACGGAAGGCATTCAGGCCGGACACATGAAATTACAGGCGCGAAATGTAGTTGCACGGCTTACCGCCAGCGAAGAAGAAAAAAAGGCAGTTCTTAGGGAAATGATTGCCACTGAAAAATATAGCGAACAGGCTAGTAAGGATATCTTAAAAGAACTAAGGAGAAACAATTAA